A region of Jonquetella anthropi DSM 22815 DNA encodes the following proteins:
- a CDS encoding RNA-binding S4 domain-containing protein, producing the protein MRLDKYLKLSCLVKRRSVAAEMIDAGAVRLNGRPVKPASDVSDGDIVSVAFPFRLVEARVISSDERALRRGEPAAEIVAERRLDPEKNPWDDQAESLQGGHK; encoded by the coding sequence ATGCGGCTGGATAAATATTTAAAACTGTCCTGTCTCGTCAAACGCCGGTCCGTGGCCGCCGAGATGATTGACGCCGGAGCCGTTCGGCTCAACGGTCGGCCGGTCAAACCGGCCAGCGACGTGTCGGACGGCGACATCGTTTCTGTGGCGTTTCCGTTTCGGCTCGTCGAAGCCCGAGTCATTTCGAGCGACGAGAGGGCTTTAAGGCGGGGAGAACCGGCGGCTGAAATCGTGGCGGAACGGCGTCTTGACCCGGAGAAAAACCCGTGGGATGACCAAGCCGAAAGCCTGCAAGGAGGACACAAATGA
- the eno gene encoding phosphopyruvate hydratase — translation MSTIVGIHGREILDSRGNPTVEVEAWLDDGTISRAAVPSGASTGSFEAVELRDGGDRFGGKGVTKAVGSVNDVLGPELVGLDVEDQSSLDTLMIDLDGTPNKGRLGANAILGVSMAVARAAAISHDVPLWAYLGGLGPFALPTPMMNVMNGGAHADNTLDIQEFMIVPFGFSSASESIRAGAEIYHSLKKILVKDGLNTGLGDEGGFAPNLKTNRQGLEYLVKAIEAAGYEPGKQVGIALDAAASEFYKGGVYDFAGEGRKFTAAELADYYAELCSAFPIMSIEDGMAEEDWDGFKLFTQHMGGKLQIVGDDLFVTNPERLAKGIELGVCNSILIKLNQIGTVTETLEVIDMARRAGYSWIVSHRSGETDDSFIADLAVATASGQIKTGAPARTDRVAKYNQLLRIEERLGAGARFLGAGAFKGFRA, via the coding sequence ATGAGTACAATCGTTGGCATTCATGGCAGAGAGATCCTTGATTCCCGGGGCAACCCGACGGTTGAGGTTGAAGCGTGGCTTGACGACGGGACGATCTCCCGGGCGGCCGTGCCATCCGGCGCGTCTACCGGCTCGTTTGAGGCGGTCGAACTTCGCGACGGCGGCGACCGGTTCGGCGGCAAGGGAGTTACCAAGGCCGTTGGCTCGGTGAACGACGTTCTTGGCCCCGAATTGGTGGGCTTGGACGTGGAAGACCAGTCGTCGCTGGACACGCTGATGATTGACCTCGACGGCACCCCGAATAAAGGTCGGCTGGGCGCCAACGCCATTTTGGGCGTTTCCATGGCGGTCGCTCGCGCGGCGGCGATTTCCCATGACGTCCCCCTATGGGCGTATTTGGGAGGGCTAGGGCCCTTCGCCCTACCCACGCCGATGATGAACGTCATGAACGGCGGCGCTCACGCCGACAACACGCTGGACATTCAGGAATTTATGATCGTCCCGTTCGGCTTTTCGTCGGCCAGCGAGTCAATCCGCGCCGGAGCGGAGATTTATCACAGCCTCAAAAAAATTCTCGTCAAGGACGGCCTGAACACCGGGCTTGGCGATGAGGGCGGATTTGCGCCGAACCTAAAGACCAACCGTCAGGGGTTGGAATACCTCGTCAAGGCAATCGAAGCGGCGGGGTATGAGCCGGGCAAACAGGTCGGCATCGCCTTGGACGCGGCAGCCAGCGAGTTCTACAAAGGCGGCGTTTACGACTTCGCCGGCGAAGGGCGGAAATTTACCGCCGCCGAGCTGGCCGACTATTACGCCGAACTGTGCTCGGCCTTCCCGATCATGTCGATTGAAGACGGCATGGCCGAAGAGGACTGGGACGGCTTCAAGCTCTTCACCCAGCACATGGGCGGAAAACTACAGATTGTCGGTGACGACCTGTTCGTCACCAACCCGGAGCGGCTGGCGAAGGGAATTGAGCTCGGAGTCTGCAACTCGATTCTGATTAAGCTGAACCAGATCGGCACGGTGACAGAGACGCTGGAAGTAATCGACATGGCCCGCCGGGCCGGCTACAGCTGGATCGTGTCTCATCGGTCCGGCGAGACGGACGACAGCTTCATCGCCGACTTAGCGGTCGCCACGGCCAGCGGTCAGATTAAGACCGGAGCTCCGGCTCGGACTGACCGGGTCGCCAAGTACAACCAGCTGCTGAGGATTGAAGAGCGGCTCGGCGCCGGGGCGCGTTTTCTGGGCGCAGGGGCGTTTAAAGGATTCCGGGCCTGA
- a CDS encoding redox-sensing transcriptional repressor Rex produces MIERTARPIPLKKNEITDRTVGRLVAYRRLLQGLEEAGAALISSKMIGDMLGIKSSQVRKDLSYLGEFGKRGVGYSVPRLLNDLSSILAPFARWRIGLVGLGRLGEALLGHSAFRSDDYEIVAAFDVDGAKIGRSFAGWKCYSMTGISETIRELGISVLMITTPAAASQSAVDAALAGGHIKGILNFSPVSLTVPQGVEVNDVDISVELEKLLFRLKFNDQQRKVSAGLETNMVQ; encoded by the coding sequence ATGATCGAACGGACGGCTCGCCCTATTCCGCTGAAAAAAAACGAGATTACCGACCGGACAGTTGGGCGTCTGGTGGCGTACCGGAGGCTCCTGCAAGGACTTGAAGAAGCCGGCGCGGCGCTGATCTCTTCAAAGATGATCGGCGACATGCTGGGAATCAAGTCGAGCCAAGTGCGCAAAGACTTGTCCTATTTGGGCGAGTTCGGCAAGCGCGGCGTCGGTTACAGCGTTCCCAGACTGCTGAACGACCTGTCGTCAATATTGGCGCCGTTTGCCCGGTGGCGAATTGGGCTCGTCGGCTTGGGGCGCTTGGGCGAAGCCCTTTTAGGGCACAGCGCGTTCAGGAGCGACGACTATGAGATCGTCGCGGCGTTCGACGTCGACGGGGCAAAAATCGGCCGGTCCTTTGCCGGTTGGAAGTGCTACTCGATGACGGGAATCAGCGAGACGATACGGGAGCTGGGAATATCGGTCTTGATGATCACCACCCCGGCGGCCGCCTCTCAGTCGGCTGTCGACGCGGCGCTGGCTGGTGGGCACATTAAGGGGATACTCAACTTCAGCCCCGTCTCTTTAACCGTCCCACAAGGCGTCGAGGTCAACGACGTGGATATTTCAGTCGAGCTGGAAAAACTTCTGTTCAGGCTCAAGTTC